A window of the Clupea harengus unplaced genomic scaffold, Ch_v2.0.2, whole genome shotgun sequence genome harbors these coding sequences:
- the snrnp40 gene encoding U5 small nuclear ribonucleoprotein 40 kDa protein, whose translation MIEPMKRAADMALVPTVAKRPRNELVAAAQSQQLMTTGPPRTSSLQSPIMLLAGHEGEVYCCKFHPNGATLASSGYDRLILMWNVYGECENYATLKGHSGAVMELQYNTDGSLLFSASTDKTVCVWDAETGERVKRLKGHTSFVNSCFPARRGPQLVCTGSDDGTVKLWDIRKKASIHTFQNTYQVLSVTFNDTSDQIMSGGIDNDIKVWDLRQNKLIYSMQGHGDSVTGLNLSSEGSYLLSNSMDNTVRVWDIRPFAPKERCVKIFQGNVHNFEKNLLRCAWSHDGSKIAAGSADRFVYVWDTTSRRILYKLPGHAGSVNEVSFHPEEPIILSCSSDKRLYIGEIQ comes from the coding sequence ATGATTGAACCCATGAAACGTGCTGCTGATATGGCATTAGTGCCGACGGTTGCGAAGAGGCCCAGGAACGAACTTGTGGCCGCTGCACAGTCCCAGCAGCTGATGACCACTGGACCTCCTCGCACTTCCAGTCTCCAGTCCCCGATCATGCTATTGGCGGGACATGAAGGTGAGGTATACTGCTGCAAATTCCATCCCAATGGAGCCACTTTAGCCTCGTCTGGCTATGACCGTCTCATCTTGATGTGGAACGTCTATGGAGAGTGTGAGAACTACGCCACACTGAAGGGCCATAGTGGAGCGGTGATGGAACTTCAGTACAATACTGATGGGAGCCTACTTTTCTCTGCCAGCACGGACAAGACCGTGTGTGTCTGGGACGCAGAGACGGGCGAGCGTGTGAAGCGTCTGAAAGGCCATACCTCCTTCGTGAACTCCTGCTTCCCTGCACGCCGTGGCCCTCAGCTGGTCTGCACTGGCAGCGACGACGGTACCGTCAAGCTGTGGGACATCAGAAAGAAGGCATCTATCCACACGTTTCAGAACACCTACCAAGTACTCAGCGTCACTTTCAATGACACCAGCGACCAGATCATGTCTGGAGGCATTGATAATGACATCAAGGTATGGGACCTGAGACAGAATAAGTTGATCTACAGCATGCAAGGGCATGGGGACTCTGTGACTGGACTTAACTTGAGCTCAGAGGGGTCCTACCTGCTCTCTAACTCCATGGACAACACCGTGCGAGTATGGGACATCAGACCATTCGCTCCCAAGGAGAGATGCGTGAAAATCTTCCAGGGCAACGTTCATAACTTTGAAAAGAACCTTCTGCGGTGCGCCTGGTCCCACGACGGCAGTAAGATAGCAGCCGGTTctgcggatagatttgtgtacGTCTGGGACACCACGTCTCGTCGAATTCTCTATAAACTGCCCGGTCACGCAGGGTCTGTCAACGAGGTCAGCTTCCACCCAGAAGAGCCCATCATTCTGTCTTGTTCCAGTGACAAACGGCTGTACATTGGAGAGATCCAATAG